A single Musa acuminata AAA Group cultivar baxijiao unplaced genomic scaffold, Cavendish_Baxijiao_AAA HiC_scaffold_323, whole genome shotgun sequence DNA region contains:
- the LOC103988823 gene encoding ribulose bisphosphate carboxylase large chain yields MSCREGLMSPQTETKASVGFKAGVKDYKLNYYTPDYEVKDTDILAAFRVTPQPGVPPEEAGAAVAAESSTGTWTTVWTDGLTSLDRYKGRCYHIEAVVGEENQYIAYVAYPLDLFEEGSVTNMFTSIVGNVFGFKALRALRLEDLRIPTSYSKTFQGPPHGIQVERDKLNKYGRPLLGCTIKPKLGLSAKNYGRAVYECLRGGLDFTKDDENVNSQPFMRWRDRFLFCTEALFKAQAETGEIKGHYLNATAGTCEEMMKRAICARELGVPIVMHDYLTGGFTANTSLAHYCRDNGLLLHIHRAMHAVIDRQKNHGMHFRVLAKALRMSGGDHIHAGTVVGKLEGEREMTLGFVDLLRDDYIEKDRSRGIFFTQDWVSMPGVLPVASGGIHVWHMPALTEIFGDDSVLQFGGGTLGHPWGNAPGAVANRVALEACVQARNEGRDLAREGNEIIREASKWSPELAAACEVWKEIKFEFEPVDKLDKEKK; encoded by the coding sequence ATGAGTTGTAGGGAGGGACTTATGTCACCACAAACAGAGACTAAAGCAAGTGTTGGATTTAAAGCTGGTGTTAAAGATTACAAATTGAATTATTATACTCCTGACTACGAAGTCAAAGATACTGATATCTTGGCAGCATTCCGAGTAACTCCTCAACCTGGAGTTCCGCCCGAAGAAGCAGGGGCTGCGGTAGCTGCCGAATCTTCTACTGGTACATGGACAACTGTGTGGACTGATGGACTTACCAGTCTTGATCGTTACAAAGGGCGATGCTACCACATCGAGGCCGTTGTTGGGGAGGAAAATCAATATATTGCTTATGTAGCTTATCCTTTAGACCTTTTTGAAGAAGGTTCTGTTACTAACATGTTTACTTCCATTGTGGGTAATGTATTTGGTTTCAAAGCCTTACGAGCTCTACGTCTGGAGGATCTGCGAATTCCCACTTCTTATTCCAAAACTTTCCAAGGCCCGCCTCACGGCATTCAGGTTGAAAGAGATAAGTTGAACAAGTATGGTCGTCCCCTATTGGGATGCACTATTAAACCAAAATTGGGATTATCTGCAAAAAACTACGGTAGAGCGGTTTATGAATGTCTACGTGGTGGACTTGATTTTACCAAAGATGATGAAAACGTAAACTCACAACCATTTATGCGTTGGAGAGATCGTTTCTTATTTTGCACCGAAGCACTTTTTAAAGCGCAGGCCGAAACAGGTGAAATCAAAGGACATTACTTGAATGCTACTGCGGGTACatgtgaagaaatgatgaaaagggCCATATGTGCCAGAGAATTAGGAGTTCCTATCGTAATGCATGACTACTTAACTGGTGGATTCACTGCAAATACTAGCTTGGCTCATTATTGCCGTGACAACGGCCTACTTCTTCACATCCATCGCGCAATGCATGCAGTTATTGATAGACAGAAAAATCATGGTATGCATTTCCGTGTACTAGCTAAAGCATTACGTATGTCTGGTGGAGATCATATTCACGCCGGTACAGTAGTAGGTAAACTGGAAGGGGAACGTGAGATGACTTTAGGTTTCGTTGATTTATTACGTGATGATTATATCGAAAAAGACCGAAGTCGCGGTATTTTCTTCACTCAAGATTGGGTCTCTATGCCAGGTGTTCTGCCCGTGGCTTCAGGGGGTATTCATGTTTGGCATATGCCTGCTCTGACCGAAATCTTTGGGGATGATTCCGTACTACAGTTTGGCGGAGGAACTTTAGGACACCCTTGGGGAAATGCACCTGGTGCAGTAGCTAATAGGGTGGCTTTAGAGGCGTGTGTACAAGCTCGTAATGAGGGACGTGATCTTGCTCGTGAAGGTAATGAAATTATCCGTGAAGCTAGCAAATGGAGCCCTGAACTAGCCGCTGCTTGTGAAGTATGGAAAGAGATCAAATTCGAATTCGAACCAGTAGATAAGCTagataaagagaaaaagtaa